From the Pirellulales bacterium genome, the window CCTCGCCCTTGCGGGGGAGAGGATAGGGTCAGGGGCATGCGTCGAGAGCATTCTCATGCCCCCCCTCTGCACCTCGACCAACCGCGAGCGTCACACGCGACGAAGATTACGGCGCTGCTAGCACCCGCCTGCATCAATGTGCAACGACCTCGCAGACTCGCAGCGCGATTGAAGAATGGCCGTCGATTTCCACGCCTGGGCCACGCAAATCCAATCGCTCGACCGTGCGCTCGCCGAACTGCGCGCCACGGCTCAAAGCCTGGGCGTGCCACCTCCGGCGGGTGAAGAGTGGTACGAACTTCTCACGCATAAGCTCGTACCGCAGGCTTCGGCGCCACCGGCGCTCGTGGTGGCGATCGTCGGCGGCACGAATATTGGTAAGTCGGCGATCTTCAATCATTTGGCCGGTGAGACGGCGAGCGCCGTCAGCCCCTTGGCCGCTGGCACGCGTCACCCGGTTTGCTTGGTGCCGCACGATTTCGACGATGCCGCGGCGCTCGCGCGATTATTCACAGGCTTTGAATTGCATGGCTGGCACGGGGCTGATGATCCTTTGGCAGACCTGCCTGAGCATCGATTGTTTTGGCGGGCCGGCGCGGCCATGCCTGCCCGATTGCTGCTGTTGGACACGCCCGATATTGATTCTGACGCGCCGGTGAATTGGCAGCGTGCGGACATCATCCGTCAGTCGTCAGATGTATTGATCGCCGTGCTGACGCAGCAGAAATATAACGACGCCGCGGTGAAACAGTTCTTTCGGAAGGCGGCCGAGGCCGACAAGCCGATCATTGTGCTCTTCAACCAGGTCGACCTGGTGAACGATCGCGAGTACTGGCCACTGTGGCTCAGCACCTTTGCCGAAGAAATCGGTGCTAAGCCTGAGCTGGTTTATGTCGTGCCGTATGATCGGCAGGCGGCCGCGAACCTGACGCTTCCGATTTATCCTGTTGGTCCGACCGGACAGGACAAGCCTGGAAAGCCAGGCTCGCTGCGCGAAGATCTGGCTGCATTACACTTCGACAAGATCAAGTTGCGCACTTTTCGCGGGGCGCTTGTGCGGCTGCTGGATCAGGATTCCGGAGCGCCGGCCTACCTGGAGCGAATCCGTTATCGGGCGGGCGAGTTCGCCGCCGCCTCGCAAGCGATGGCTGCGGCCGAAATGGCCCGCGTCCCCTGGCCCGTCGTGCCGACGCAGTTGCTGGTCGATGAGATTCGCGATTGGTGGGATGAGCACCGCAGCCCCTGGTCGCGTCGCGTGCATGGCGTCTATCGCACGCTGGGGCGCAGCGTAGGCTGGCCCGTGATGGCAGCCTGGCACGCGCTGAATGGTCCGCCGACGGATCCGCTGATAGCATTCCGCGCCCGCGAGCGCGCGGCCATTGTCGAGGCCGTGGAAAAACTACTCGACGAATTGGACCGCTT encodes:
- a CDS encoding GTPase domain-containing protein, which produces MAVDFHAWATQIQSLDRALAELRATAQSLGVPPPAGEEWYELLTHKLVPQASAPPALVVAIVGGTNIGKSAIFNHLAGETASAVSPLAAGTRHPVCLVPHDFDDAAALARLFTGFELHGWHGADDPLADLPEHRLFWRAGAAMPARLLLLDTPDIDSDAPVNWQRADIIRQSSDVLIAVLTQQKYNDAAVKQFFRKAAEADKPIIVLFNQVDLVNDREYWPLWLSTFAEEIGAKPELVYVVPYDRQAAANLTLPIYPVGPTGQDKPGKPGSLREDLAALHFDKIKLRTFRGALVRLLDQDSGAPAYLERIRYRAGEFAAASQAMAAAEMARVPWPVVPTQLLVDEIRDWWDEHRSPWSRRVHGVYRTLGRSVGWPVMAAWHALNGPPTDPLIAFRARERAAIVEAVEKLLDELDRLRRLGNETLRPRLETLLSGDSRAELLSRIEAAHAQLPALDDDYRATLRAELDRWGSENPGAVSFLQSLDHATAIARPAITVVLLVTGTFVGSEMMGQTALHLAGHTAGNLAAEAAIAGGITVGGDAVVTATGEGVRQTAARLFRRLQNSYAESRAAWLAGWLDRELLGGLLADLRRGADAQRNPAFRVAQSALTALREVGE